In Candidatus Desulfatibia profunda, the genomic window CAGAAGACCTGCCTGAATGCAAGGCTTAACCTCCGAGGACAGGGGTAAGTAACGTGATCTTGAGGATAAAAAAGGGACATCCCCGGGTCGATTCAATTTCGGTTCGGGGATTTTTTATTGAAAATAACATAATGAACCATCGAACGCTGAAAATCATTGCGGTAATTGCCCTGGTGCTCTCTTTGGCCATAACGAAACCGGCTGCCGCCAAAACCGTGAAGGATCAGTTGGGCCGCATGGTCGATGTCCCGGATGAACCCAGGCGAGTTGTGGCCCTGGCCCCCAGTATCACCGAAATCGTTTTTGCCCTTGGCCAGGAAGATCGTTTAAAAGGTGTGACCATCTACAGCGACTTTCCGCCCGCAGCCACCGTACTCCCCAAAGTGGGCTCTTATATCCGTCTTGATCTGGAAAGAATCGTGGCGTTAAAACCCGATCTTTGTATCGCTGTCAAGGACGGCAATCCCAAAGCAATAGCCCAGCGCCTGGAATTACTGAAAATACCTGTTTATGCGGTCAATCCCAGAAATCTGGAAACGGTCATGCAAACGGTGCTGGAAATCGGCAGGCTGCTGAATGCCGACGAAAAAGCAAATGTTCTGGTGCAGAACATGCGTTCCCGGATTCTGAAGGTTCAGTCTTTGGTCGCCAAAACCACGTATCGTCCCCGGGTTTTTTTCCAGATCGGCATTGTTCCCATTGTCTCCATTGGAACGGACACTTTTATCCACGAACTGATCGTTCTGGCCGGGGGGAAAAACCTTGCCGCCGGAGCCGTTGCCTACCCGCGCTTCAGCCAGGAGCAAGTTCTGGCGCTTTCTCCGGAAGTCTTTATTATCACTTCCATGACGCGGGCGGCGGTGTTCGAGCAGGTCAAAGCCGAATGGAGCCGTTGGCCGGATATGCCTGCGGTTCGCAACCGGCGTATTCTGCTGGAAGATTCCAATCTTTTCGACCGTCCTACCCCGCGGCTGGTGGATGCACTTGAGTTGCTGGTAAGAAGGATTCATCCCGAACTTTTTAAGGAAGCCGATTGAATACGAAAACCCCGCTGCTTTTAAAACGCCTTTTGGCAATTTCGCTTGCGCTGATGCTGGTGCTGCTGATTGCCATGCTTGTGGGGCTTTCCGTAGGTTCGACTCAAAGCGGAATACAGGCGATTTTTCAGAGCCTGCTGGGTACCGCTAAGCCTGACTCCATGCTGGACACCATTGTCTGGCGCATTCGTTTTCCCCGGGTGCTTTTGGCGGCACTGGTGGGGGCGACCCTCTCTTTAGGGGGTCTGGTGTTCCAGGCCCTGCTCCGCAACCCCTTGGCCGAACCCTATATCCTGGGGATCTCGG contains:
- a CDS encoding cobalamin-binding protein; the protein is MNHRTLKIIAVIALVLSLAITKPAAAKTVKDQLGRMVDVPDEPRRVVALAPSITEIVFALGQEDRLKGVTIYSDFPPAATVLPKVGSYIRLDLERIVALKPDLCIAVKDGNPKAIAQRLELLKIPVYAVNPRNLETVMQTVLEIGRLLNADEKANVLVQNMRSRILKVQSLVAKTTYRPRVFFQIGIVPIVSIGTDTFIHELIVLAGGKNLAAGAVAYPRFSQEQVLALSPEVFIITSMTRAAVFEQVKAEWSRWPDMPAVRNRRILLEDSNLFDRPTPRLVDALELLVRRIHPELFKEAD